A genomic window from Purpureocillium takamizusanense chromosome 2, complete sequence includes:
- a CDS encoding uncharacterized protein (COG:T~EggNog:ENOG503Q3RX) yields the protein MASRGPNEPQARPEVGETLIVIHDFQARSSDELSLAKGDRVELIERDDEFGDGWFLGRHLVNGNTGLFPEVYTRPAPKPAPAFTHSKPLAPVAEAHIDPGPTGVVRAPQKPTHMSEPSPSPPVGKPDEAAITLPLNSIKSETTSANSTPPPVAGLGKLNNQSQDSQVLNDTLNVINEHITDLRSPASNGALRAPATDSGSEYSAPLDARMSYIQGEETDEEEDSAAHTRAEVEAWSPDDVAEHLFTAGVEKHHCEVFRDQEISGEVLLGMDQSSLFIKAFDLGSVGRRLKTWHKIKALQDEVNSQTTRRTTLTYGSEVGSEDAARIRSRTSTLTNSLSARPMSVQTRRMSSSQTPRPSPTTFTAPVSPPSGHDSPTRPGHAKRPSAASIRQLNQSRRHSSTATSSIVPALNTNGSSTSADGAHKKQPSFDRNWTLGGALSAQPSPRPLSSAGLPDTLTTSNPDLLQDSAVDLDRGYFSGTEADGRKRNVLRKRDSVSHSKKGSYTEEQRVRSATALSRHSRFGSADFHDGAPPSAVQKYYGIQSPHRRTASTNTAESVRPVPPAKDAPPPAVTNLDSGSVSEQQAPPVVVKQNSFGSDWLSSMVPKPMGKRHGMRAISEKLTNKSKEMDTTEASAKESSLDSPARTGSSTPSAGPSFDLESPGTGKGSSTTATPPSKGIRKKGKKGTSAYTRGLQNISPTEAKKNADYYGWMKKKSSNLMTTWKPRFFVLKGRRLAYYYSEDDTQEKGLIDISFHRVLPADNERLTGLHATITGVGGPGLPYANILPVGGDGASGLDKGDDATFIFKLVPPRAGLSRAVNFTKPTVHYFAVPNLQQGRLWMAALMKATIDRDDTQPITSTYQQKTISLAKAKQMRHRPPALMNLEEANEEEHKTQAPGSAIPSGLGLLGESDSGVSGMDKLAASRADGTGFTVGPGGADSPLPPQSA from the exons atggcctcgaggggTCCAAACGAACCCCAGGCCCGGCCTGAAGTCGGCGAGACTTTGATAGTCATCC ATGATTTTCAAGCCCGCAGCTCCGATGAACTGAGCCTGGCCAAAGGCGATCGAGTCGAGCTGATAGAGCGTGATGACGAGTTTGGCGATGGCTGGttccttggccgccatctCGTCAATGGCAACACGGGTCTCTTCCCTGAAG TGTACACACGACCGGCACCGAAACCCGCGCCTGCGTTCACGCACTCGAAACCCCTTGCTCCCGTCGCGGAGGCTCACATTGATCCCGGCCCCACCGGCGTTGTCAGAGCCCCCCAGAAACCGACTCATATGTCTGAACCATCGCCATCTCCCCCGGTTGGCAAGCCTGACGAGGCAGCGATTACCTTACCGCTAAACTCCATCAAATCGGAAACGACGAGCGCCAACAGCACCCCTCCACccgtcgccgggctcggAAAGCTCAACAACCAGAGCCAGGACAGCCAAGTCTTGAACGATACCCTAAACGTCATCAACGAGCACATCACCGACCTGCGTTCGCCGGCGAGCAATGGCGCTCTCCGTGCCCCGGCCACTGATTCAGGTAGCGAATACAGCGCCCCGCTCGATGCGAGGATGTCTTACATCcagggcgaggagacggacgaagaagaagacagCGCTGCCCACACCCGCGCTGAAGTCGAGGCCTGGTCCcccgacgacgtggccgagCATCTGTTCACTGCCGGTGTCGAGAAGCATCATTGCGAAGTCTTTCGCGACCAAGAGATTTCGGGCGAGGTGCTTCTGGGAATGGACCAGAGCTCTCTTTTCATCAAGGCATTCGATCTGGGCTCCGTTGGCAGACGCCTGAAGACGTGGCATAAGATCAAAGCGCTACAAGACGAGGTCAACAGCCAAACCACGCGAAGAACGACCCTGACATACGGCAGTGAAGTGGGCTCAGAGGACGCAGCACGGATAAGGAGTCGTACCAGCACGCTCACCAACTCCCTCTCGGCTCGACCGATGTCTGTGCAGACCCGCCGCATGTCCTCATCGCAGACGCCCAGACCCAGCCCAACAACCTTCACCGCCCCTGTGTCGCCTCCGTCCGGCCACGACAGCCCGACACGTCCCGGCCACGCGAAGCGGCCGTCTGCCGCTTCCATAAGGCAGCTTAACCAATCTCGACGCCACTCGTCGACCGCTACCTCGAGTATCGTCCCGGCTCTGAACACTAACGGAAGCAGCACCAGTGCCGACGGAGCGCATAAGAAACAGCCATCGTTCGACCGCAACTGGACTCTAGGCGGGGCCCTTTCtgcgcagccgtcgccgcggccactCTCGTCGGCTGGGCTTCCAGACACGTTGACTACGTCGAATCCTGATCTGCTGCAAGATTCGGCCGTCGATCTAGATCGTGGGTACTTCTCGGGGACTGAGGCAGACGGTCGAAAACGCAACGTTCTTCGGAAGCGTGACAGCGTGAGTCATTCAAAGAAGGGCAGTTACACCGAAGAGCAGCGAGTGCGCAGCGCCACCGCGCTCTCGAGACACTCAAGGTTCGGTAGCGCCGACTTCCACGacggggcgccgccctcggccgttCAAAAATACTACGGTATCCAGTCACCGCACCGAAGGACCGCGTCAACAAACACGGCCGAATCGGTACGGCCCGTGCCACCTGCCAAAGAcgcgccaccgcctgcgGTTACCAACCTCGATTCTGGGTCCGTGTCTGAACAACAAGCACCGCCCGTGGTCGTGAAGCAGAACAGTTTTGGTTCTGACTGGCTATCATCCATGGTGCCAAAGCCGATGGGCAAACGACATGGTATGCGTGCCATATCCGAAAAGCTTACCAACAAGTCCAAGGAGATGGATACAACAGAGGCGTCAGCCAAGGAGTCTTCGCTGGACTCGCCCGCTCGGACGGGCTCGAGCACACCCTCGGCAGGCCCCAGCTTCGACCTGGAATCTCCCGGTACTGGCAAGGGCTCCAGCACCACGGCTACGCCACCGAGCAAGGGTATCCGtaagaagggcaagaaagGGACCAGCGCTTATACCCGTGGCCTGCAAAATATTTCACCGACTGAGGCCAAAAAGAACGCCGATTATTATGGTtggatgaagaagaagagctcgAATCTTATGACAACGTGGAAGCCACGGTTCTTCGTCCTCAAGGGCCGCCGCCTAGCTTACTACTATTCCGAAGACGATACGCAGGAGAAGGGGCTCATCGACATTTCGTTCCATCGTGTCCTTCCCGCCGACAACGAGCGACTGACGGGCCTGCACGCGACGATAACCGGTGTAGGTGGTCCTGGCCTACCATATGCCAATATCCTGCCcgttggtggtgacggcgctTCCGGCCTCGACAAAGGGGATGATGCCACCTTCATCTTCAagctggtgccgccgcgggctggACTCTCTCGGGCTGTCAACTTTACGAAACCTACCGTGCACTACTTTGCGGTACCAAATTTGCAACAGGGGCGTCTatggatggcggcgttgatgaAGGCGACGATTGACCGAGACGACACGCAGCCCATTACCAGCACCTACCAGCAAAAAACCATCTCTCTGGCAAAAGCCAAGCAGATGCGCCACCGCCCTCCGGCTCTGATGAACCTTGAAGAGGcgaacgaggaggagcacaaGACGCAGGCCCCTGGGTCCGCTATACCGAGTGGCCTGGGGCTGCTCGGGGAGTCGGATAGCGGCGTCTCAGGAATGGACAAGCTTGCTGCCAGCAGGGCCGATGGGACTGGGTTCACGGTTGGTCCTGGGGGGGCAGACAGCCCTCTCCCACCGCAGAGCGCCTAG
- a CDS encoding uncharacterized protein (COG:K~EggNog:ENOG503NZ4U~TransMembrane:1 (i309-331o)), with protein sequence MPPPKEPRQRAAAASRGIATGAQRSNMHSLSDTNETSYAFLGALRPSWMTRTDDAPIPASRRLNACRPMSVANHDPAKSSRAVPVDDPHETHSPAVTGPQNHDVNLDLEQRRQPAGPSRVASSLPSPLPSGEASPIVSATEFAPVEQPNFLTPHAVRSPAGAPTPPTATPTQTSSLSRGPVQATGQTCPADFANSGQCPSTQGAVVATVPAGTRPQAHHRPDQPVGTAVDEAYITPAPQIVPSSGATHPPRTQSRNDRDPPGRNGPSFSSNDVARTRFFGQLRDGISQCIQAAGGVQFLPMHERARLDLLIKACVAGDFGCLLLLQLYSIWSIRRGVAHRLLSLNPETVDASFQNFPIIVGDNNDLVSNMHWFAAFPCNDISAQGGRCPPALTHFMAESSNFIVHMASKWYPMLAEVRRRGFPPLVSDMRLYLRCSSPVFLRCIFTSFCRSIGMTSWPAQLELQKLFELDVRNEDCLGPQSEALQAARQDVLQRYAWTVRHIRSNLQHFGPFPGGQSPRTPNTLTNPTMQVAAQSPPVCVSCPPPSVGSQVPAQGGSHSPLYYGTSVTAITQGEVYSMPAHQSPVSTVLSSHGPVQGVDYTSPLSSVAREALHGRLVPSQNAIVNPQTNSYMPSQGQTRGNVAQHSHSSQSPSSQMHYQQQTPLLPHSSTRRACANTPPISPQSLHSVNPLAAREYPRSEYDTTSLRNGLHLAHLRSPSRTPRVPDWKRYFQYVSHFAVAPMEVPPRRGIRILQFSLTEAEAALAMSAEQDPRTVLFSNGSTRYRLRTCKYIRNTSFVDASTWVISPTFWPPHIFLEFNGEPVHPRRRVHAHTDQPIELTRMSRLGVNQLRVSLPSTVEKGLEEPSTFFMAVEVVTTSDYTTLLTQVQEREHFSLEGTKTEMQRRLNGVNFDDDIVIQDKTIHIGVTDPFSSSLFTIPVRGVDCKHLECFDLEIWLQTRKGKPSKQGGEPSLVDDWKCPICRLDARPVSLRVDDYFANVRASLSASGVGATVVKFILVDANGDWTLMREPSDKGGNGAPDSRSRKMPSAEDDAQDDYPAQSLIVLDD encoded by the exons atgccgccgcccaaagAGCCTCGAcaacgggcggcggcggcgagcaggggcATCGCTACAGGTGCTCAGCGCTCCAACATGCATAGCCTATCCGACACCAACGAAACGTCGTACGCTTTTCTCGGTGCTCTCCGTCCCTCGTGGATGACAAGAACGGACGATGCTCCGATTCCCGCGTCACGGAGACTCAACGCCTGCCGTCCCATGTCTGTGGCGAACCACGATCCTGCCAAGTCGTCTCGCGCGGTGCCTGTTGATGATCCGCACGAAACTCACTCGCCGGCTGTTACGGGACCGCAGAATCACGATGTGAATCTCGATCTTGAACAACGGCGCCAACCCGCTGGCCCTTCGAG AGTTGCATCAAGTCTCCCATCGCCGCTCCCTTCTGGCGAAGCTAGCCCGATAGTATCGGCCACGGAATTCGCTCCCGTTGAGCAGCCAAACTTCCTCACGCCTCATGCCGTCCGCAGTCCAGCCGGTGCCCCCACTCCGCCGACCGCCACACCGACGCAAACCTCATCGCTTAGCAGAGGCCCAGTACAGGCGACCGGCCAGACCTGCCCGGCGGACTTCGCCAACTCTGGCCAATGTCCATCGACTCagggcgccgtggtggctACCGTACCAGCTGGAACCCGCCCTCAggcgcatcatcgacccGACCAGCCGGTTGGTACTGCTGTGGATGAAGCCTATAtcacgccggcgccacaAATTGTCCCGAGCTCGGGCGCCACCCATCCCCCACGGACACAAAGCCGCAACGATCGAGATCCTCCTGGCCGCAATGGCCCTAGTTTCTCGTCAAACGATGTAGCTCGAACACGGTTCTTCGGCCAGTTACGCGACGGCATAAGCCAGTGCATCCAAGCGGCTGGCGGTGTGCAATTCCTACCGATGCACGAAAGAGCGAGACTTGACCTCCTCATCAAGGCCTGCGTCGCGGGCGATTTCGGATGCCTGTTGCTCCTTCAGCTGTACAGTATATGGTCCATAAGGAGAGGTGTTGCACATCGCCTCCTGAGCTTGAACCCCGAGACAGTTGACGCATCTTTCCAAAATTTCCCTATCATAGTGGGAGACAACAACGACCTGGTCTCCAACATGCACTGGTTCGCCGCCTTTCCGTGCAACGATATCAGTGCCCAGGGGGGGCGTTGTCCGCCTGCGTTGACACATTTCATGGCAGAGAGCAGCAACTTCATCGTCCACATGGCAAGTAAATGGTACCCAATGCTGGCCGAGGTTCGGCGTAGAGGATTCCCTCCGCTCGTTTCTGATATGAGGCTTTACTTGCGATGCTCCTCGCCTGTTTTTCTGCGCTGTATTTTCACCAGCTTCTGCCGCAGTATCGGCATGACGTCTTGGCCGGCGCAATTAGAATTGCAAAAACTCTTTGAACTCGACGTGCGGAACGAAGATTGCCTTGGTCCCCAAAGTGAGGCGCTTCAAGCGGCACGACAAGATGTTCTTCAACGCTACGCATGGACGGTGCGACATATAAGGTCCAATCTGCAGCATTTCG GACCATTTCCAGGCGGTCAATCTCCTCGAACACCTAACACCTTGACAAACCCTACGATGCAAGTCGCTGCGCAGTCACCACCAGTCTGCGTCTCATGCCCACCTCCTTCGGTAGGTAGTCAGGTTCCTGCACAGGGAGGCTCGCATTCCCCGTTGTATTATGGGACTAGTGTGACTGCTATTACGCAGGGCGAGGTCTATTCAATGCCAGCACACCAGTCCCCGGTATCGACTGTCCTTTCGAGCCACGGACCAGTCCAAGGTGTCGACTATACGTCTCCATTATCAAGTGTGGCGCGAGAGGCTCTCCATGGCCGACTGGTCCCAAGCCAAAACGCCATCGTGAACCCTCAGACCAACTCTTACATGCCCTCGCAAGGTCAGACCCGGGGGAATGTTGCACAGCATTCGCACTCGAGCCAGTCTCCTTCGTCACAGATGCACTACCAACAGCAGACGCCTCTTCTCCCGCATTCAAGCACCCGTCGAGCCTGCGCAAATACACCACCAATTTCTCCCCAGAGTCTGCATTCTGTGAACCCTCTCGCGGCAAGGGAATATCCCAGGAGCGAGTATGACACGACATCGCTACGAAATGGGCTTCATCTCGCTCATCTTCGGAGTCCTTCGAGAACGCCACGGGTACCGGACTGGAAAAGGTATTTCCAGTACGTCAGCCACTTTGCTGTTGCTCCAATGGAGGTGCCCCCGCGTCGAGGAATCCGGATTCTACAGTTCAGCCTCACGGAGGCTGAGGCAGCCCTTGCGATGTCTGCCGAGCAGGACCCGCGTACTGTCCTCTTCTCGAACGGATCTACACGGTATCGACTCAGGACTTGCAAATACATACGAAACACCTCGTTCGTGGATGCTTCTACGTGGGTTATTAGCCCAACGTTCTGGCCTCCACATATTTTCCTTGAATTCAACGGCGAACCCGTTCACCCTCGACGCAGGGTCCATGCTCATACCGACCAACCCATTGAGCTCACCCGCATGTCGCGCCTCGGGGTCAATCAGCTACGTGTTAGCTTACCCTCGACCGTGGAAaagggcctcgaggagccTTCGACATTTTTTATGGCCGTTGAGGTGGTCACTACCTCGGACTACACAACATTGCTAACTCAAGTGCAAGAACGAGAGCATTTCAGCCTGGAGGGCACCAAGACGGAGATGCAGAGGAGGCTGAATGGAGTCAACTTTGATGACGACATTGTCATCCAAGACAAGACCATTCACATAGGCGTCACAGACCCATTCAGTTCAAGTTTGTTTACAATACCTGTCCGAGGGGTAGACTGCAAACACCTCGAGTGTTTTGACTTGGAAATCTGGCTGCAGACCAGGAAAGGAAAACCGTCCAAACAAGGCGGCGAACCGAGTCTAGTAGACGACTGGAAATGTCCAATATGTCGGCTTGATGCGCGGCCTGTCAGCCTGCGCGTGGATGACTATTTCGCCAACGTTCGCGCCAGTCTCAGTGCAAGTGGCGTGGGTGCCACGGTGGTCAAGTTTATTCTCGTCGATGCCAACGGCGATTGGACCTTGATGAGGGAACCAAGCGACAAGGGAGGCAATGGCGCGCCTGATTCGAGGTCCCGGAAGATGCCCAGTGCTGAGGACGACGCCCAGGACGATTACCCGGCGCAGTCCCTGATTGTCTTGGATGACTGA
- a CDS encoding uncharacterized protein (TransMembrane:1 (o386-405i)~EggNog:ENOG503PI8J), whose protein sequence is MSSICVPVSPPQSSSLLHRLPVVSPLESLPGELLDMIMDWFMDQAFVLGNGQRSRAKARCFASRAVLRNLCLASKLLCKHARPGLYRHVVLLGGRDMALLLGTLLNNPRLGLSVRGFVCLADASDVCTSDFSLRTNNAGGLDFRQYQPLAALADVIDAEWQQRIHLDGETAPYLLLMDTLIALLWLVPNAERVCFPLPAERRLFHQSRAGPVLLSLFYSDRQVPLLQHVTHAQIWPHGRAPHDYLDLGQCGPVLGALPRLETLELADDDGDFGDFPAAGSHFHYSGPIRHLILHQSSCTPCDVFDICLRLPDLQTLSVTTDADAATFSLYPVWDANHGPGGLRSPSNCLNNGLPLLKDTLTSLHLQLDYNSPVAPLIGPAGKLTCLPAMSILSVLSIGVLQLYTWEEMMTPDSPRNKLASVLPASLTIFRLHIDRALRLSQQKAWYGTLVRTLNDLASDVKSVLPHIGTIVVVLSGPYLEMYCSEFASLTRVFAATGVRFSCETGE, encoded by the coding sequence ATGTCATCCATCTGCGTCCCCGTCTCTCCACCGCAGTCATCGTCGCTGCTCCACCGTCTGCCGGTCGTGAGCCCGCTCGAGTCGCTACCGGGggagctgctcgacatgATAATGGACTGGTTCATGGACCAAGCATTTGTGCTCGGCAACGGGCAACGGTCGCGCGCCAAGGCACGCTGCTTCGCGTCTCGCGCCGTCCTGCGGAATCTGTGCCTCGCATCGAAACTGCTCTGCAAGCACGCACGGCCCGGATTGTACCGTCACGTCGTGCTGTTGGGCGGTCGTGACATGGCCCTTTTGCTTGGCACACTCCTCAACAACCCGCGACTCGGCCTGTCAGTGCGGGGGTTCGTGTGCCTTGCCGACGCGAGCGATGTATGCACGTCCGACTTCTCGTTACGGACAAACAatgccggcggcctcgattTCCGACAGTATCAGCCTTTGGCAGCACTCGCCGACGTTATCGACGCCGAGTGGCAGCAGCGCATCCACTTGGACGGAGAAACGGCCCCCTATCTCCTCCTAATGGACACGCTCATTGCCTTGCTCTGGCTGGTGCCAAATGCCGAGCGAGTCTGCTTCCCACTTCCGGCAGAAAGACGCCTTTTTCACCAGTCACGCGCGGGGCCGGTTTTGCTATCGCTCTTTTATAGCGACCGACAGGTACCGCTCCTGCAGCACGTCACCCACGCCCAGATTTGGCCTCATGGGCGCGCACCTCACGACTACTTGGATTTGGGTCAATGTGGACCAGTCTTGGGGGCGCTACCTAGACTGGAGACACTTGAgctggctgatgatgacggtgatTTTGGGGATTtcccggcggccggctcCCACTTTCATTATTCAGGGCCCATCAGACACCTCATTCTGCACCAGAGCTCCTGCACGCCGTGCGATGTGTTCGATATCTGCCTTCGCCTCCCCGACTTGCAGACCCTGTCCGTCACGAcggacgccgacgctgccaCATTCTCGTTGTATCCAGTGTGGGATGCCAATCATGGCCCAGGAGGGCTGCGGTCCCCCAGCAACTGTCTCAATAACGGCCTCCCTCTGCTCAAGGACACACTGACCAGCTTGCATCTCCAGCTGGACTACAACTCGCCTGTCGCTCCTCTGATTGGGCCGGCGGGGAAGCTCACATGCTTGCCTGCCATGTCCATACTCAGTGTACTCTCCATTGGCGTACTCCAGCTATACACTTGGGAGGAGATGATGACGCCCGATTCGCCCCGTAACAAGCTCGCAAGCGTCTTACCAGCATCACTCACCATCTTTAGGTTACACATTGACAGGGCTCTCCGGTTAAGCCAGCAGAAAGCGTGGTACGGAACTCTCGTGAGGACACTAAACGACCTTGCTAGCGACGTGAAGAGTGTGCTGCCGCATATTGGGACCATCGTCGTTGTCCTCTCGGGCCCATATCTTGAGATGTACTGTAGCGAATTCGCCTCTCTGACCAGGGTCTTTGCTGCAACGGGAGTGCGATTTAGTTGCGAGACTGGTGAATAA